The sequence GCAACCCCAAGTATACAATAGTGGCCCGAAAGCACAGAGCTACGTCACATCTTCTCCATCATCCCCACAAACACCTCCGCCACCTCCACCCCAAAGGCCGGGTCGTTGACGTGGCGCTCGAACGTCAGCACGGGGATGTCGAGGCGAATCTCGGCCCGCACCGCGGCCAGGAAAGCGGCGTCGGCCTCAGGATTCCAGAAGACGCCGCCGGGATGGTTGGGGATGGACAGGCCCTGCGTGGGCACGGCGATGATCACCGGCCCCCGCGCCAGGTTCAGGCGCCCAGCGAAGATGTGGCCCAGTTCGATCATCTCCGCCTGCGAGGCCCGGACGAGCGTGTATTCCGGGTTGTGGTCGTAGACGGGGCGGCCGTGCAAAGCGGGGGGGATGGCGCCGGCGTGGAAGACGCAGAAATCGATGCAGCCGGGCACCACCACCTGCGGCAGCCCCGCCAGCCCCACCCGCTTCAGACGATCCGGGCCGCCATCGTGGATGCCGCCGGTCATCGGGTCGTAGATTTCGTTGGTGGTGAAGTCGATCGCACCGATGAATTGACCTGTCTCGGCCAACTCCTCCATGGCCGGGCCGCCGACGCCGTTCGAGTGGAAGATCACGGCTTCGTAGCCAGCCTGCGCCAGCCGATCCTTTAGCGCCATCACTGCTTTGGTCGTGTTGCCCAGCATGGTCACAGCCACGTAGCGGCCGGCAGGGTCGGGCGGCGGCAGGGCATGGCCGTGTTCGACCAGGCCCTTGAGCGCCGCGGCTACGTTGTCGAAGATGGTGGTGGCGATAGGGTTCAGACCGAGGATGTCGACCACCGAGTGCACGACCATGATGTCGCTGGTGCCCACCATCGGGTCGAAATAGTGCTTGCCCGAGGCGATGGGCGAGACCAGCACCTTGGGCACGCCCAACGGCAGCTGCATCATCGCCGCCGCGCCCATCACCGCGCCCTCGGCCCCGCCCATGCTGACCACCCCGGCCACCTTGCCCTCGGCCCAGCCCTGCCGCACGAGCGTCTTCAGCGCCTGGCGCATCCCGGCCACGGCCTTGCCCCGGCTGCCGGCGTGGCGCAGCTGGTCGATGGTGAAGCCGCCGAAGGTCGCCGCTTCCGCCCGGCTGATGTCGCGGCCCGGGCGCAGTTCGACGCCCAGGGGTTCGCCCAGGATGCCGGAATCGACCACGGTGGTGGCGACGCCGAGCGCTTCCAGCCGGTCGCGCAAATAGCCGATCTCAGCGCCTTTGGTGTCGAGCGTGCCGATGAGGTGGACGGTTTTCATGGTCGCAGGTGGCAGGTGGCAGGTGGCAAGTGGCAAGTGGCAAGTTGTGCGCGTAGCAGCTTGGGCGCAGAGATGGGGGTGGGTTGGGCAAGAGGCGAGAGTGGCAGGTGGCAAGTGGCAGGTGGCAAGTTGTGCGCGTAGCAGCTTGGGCGCAGAGATGGGGGTGGGTTGGGCAAGGGTGGCAGGTGGCAGGGTCTCCAACGATGCTCCTGACGACGCCTGCCACTTGCCACTTGCCACTTGCGACTTGCTACTTGATCAACGGCAGCAGCGTCTCGGCGCAGATGCGCACCTGATCCGAGTAGAAAGACTCGGTCAGGAAGCTGGAGCCGTGGTCGATGATGAACTTCTTCTGGTCTTCGCTGATGTCCAACCGGCTCAGGTCGGTCTCGACCATGGTCGGGTAGGGATTGGCCGGCGTGCGATCGACCGGGGCCACAAACTCGACCGTCAAGGCGCCGTCGTAGCCGATGGTGCGAAGCGTGCCCACCACCTTCAGCCAGTCCCAATGGCCCAGGCCGCAAGCGAAGCGATTGGTATCGGCGACGTGGAAGTCCAGCAACCGGCCCCGGGCCGAGCGGATGGCGGCGAAGGGATCGACTTCTTCCATATTGATGTGGAAGGCGTCGAGGCAGACGCCGCATTCGGGGCTGGTGGCTTCGGCCAGGGCCAGGGCCTGGTTGGCGCGGCTGACGAAGTAGGTCTCGAAGCGGTTGATCGGTTCGACGGCGATGCGCACGCCTTCCCGCTTGGACCAGGCATCGATCTCTTTCATGCCCTCGACGGCGTTCTGCCACTCTTCTTCGGGGGTAGCGTCGGGGTTGACCTTGCCCACGGTGCCGGGGACGATGGTGACCAGATGGCCATCCATCTCCTTGACCATGGTGATGCAGCGCTTGACGTAGTTCACCGTATGGGCGCGCACGGCCGGGTCGGGCGAGGGCAGGTGCAGGCCGGTGAACATGAGGGTGACGGCGCCCCAGCAGCGCAGGCCGTTGTCATCGAGGAGTTTCTTGACCTCTTTGGTGTTGTAGCGGTCGGGTTCGCCGCCAATTTCGATGCTTTCGTAGCCATATTTGGCCAGACGGCGGATGGTCACTTCGATGGGTTCGGCGCGCATCCAGTTGTGCATGG comes from Caldilineales bacterium and encodes:
- a CDS encoding Tm-1-like ATP-binding domain-containing protein, which encodes MKTVHLIGTLDTKGAEIGYLRDRLEALGVATTVVDSGILGEPLGVELRPGRDISRAEAATFGGFTIDQLRHAGSRGKAVAGMRQALKTLVRQGWAEGKVAGVVSMGGAEGAVMGAAAMMQLPLGVPKVLVSPIASGKHYFDPMVGTSDIMVVHSVVDILGLNPIATTIFDNVAAALKGLVEHGHALPPPDPAGRYVAVTMLGNTTKAVMALKDRLAQAGYEAVIFHSNGVGGPAMEELAETGQFIGAIDFTTNEIYDPMTGGIHDGGPDRLKRVGLAGLPQVVVPGCIDFCVFHAGAIPPALHGRPVYDHNPEYTLVRASQAEMIELGHIFAGRLNLARGPVIIAVPTQGLSIPNHPGGVFWNPEADAAFLAAVRAEIRLDIPVLTFERHVNDPAFGVEVAEVFVGMMEKM
- a CDS encoding sugar phosphate isomerase/epimerase; this encodes MHLSMHNWMRAEPIEVTIRRLAKYGYESIEIGGEPDRYNTKEVKKLLDDNGLRCWGAVTLMFTGLHLPSPDPAVRAHTVNYVKRCITMVKEMDGHLVTIVPGTVGKVNPDATPEEEWQNAVEGMKEIDAWSKREGVRIAVEPINRFETYFVSRANQALALAEATSPECGVCLDAFHINMEEVDPFAAIRSARGRLLDFHVADTNRFACGLGHWDWLKVVGTLRTIGYDGALTVEFVAPVDRTPANPYPTMVETDLSRLDISEDQKKFIIDHGSSFLTESFYSDQVRICAETLLPLIK